Proteins encoded together in one Bradyrhizobium sp. PSBB068 window:
- a CDS encoding SMP-30/gluconolactonase/LRE family protein produces MTARLRTVLDGGRYFEGPRWHRGRLWFVDCMARTLLSISPSGERQEHAAVTDDTPCGLGVLPDGDIVVLTMFRKRLLRFADGALSLYADLSAVASGTIDDMIVDGQGRAYVGDLGFNLPPPEGRGAVGRIILVMPDGSARVVADGLRFPNGIAVSSDHRRLVVAEMDGAGLADYDIAPDGGLSLRGRFGRLNDPDGICLDRDGAVWAASFTEDAFVRIDRDGVELERIAVPGRRAVACALGGTDRRTLFCLSAETSYEELRKGKSVPRIDVAEVGTPGDGFP; encoded by the coding sequence ATGACGGCTCGCCTCAGAACCGTCCTGGACGGTGGCCGCTATTTTGAAGGTCCGCGCTGGCATCGTGGGCGGCTCTGGTTCGTCGACTGCATGGCGCGGACGCTGCTCAGCATCAGCCCGTCGGGCGAGCGGCAGGAGCATGCTGCGGTGACCGACGACACGCCCTGCGGTCTCGGCGTGCTGCCTGACGGCGATATCGTCGTGCTGACGATGTTCAGGAAGCGGCTGCTGCGTTTTGCCGACGGCGCGCTGTCGCTGTATGCCGACCTCTCGGCGGTCGCGAGCGGCACGATCGACGACATGATTGTCGACGGGCAGGGGCGGGCCTATGTCGGCGACCTCGGCTTCAATCTGCCGCCGCCGGAGGGGCGCGGCGCGGTCGGCCGGATCATCCTGGTGATGCCCGACGGCAGCGCCCGCGTCGTCGCCGACGGCTTGCGGTTTCCCAACGGCATCGCGGTGTCCTCCGACCATCGCCGGCTCGTCGTCGCGGAAATGGATGGCGCAGGTCTCGCCGACTACGACATCGCGCCGGACGGCGGGTTGAGCCTCCGCGGGCGGTTCGGTCGCCTCAACGATCCCGACGGCATCTGCCTCGATCGTGATGGAGCGGTCTGGGCCGCCTCGTTCACGGAAGACGCTTTTGTCCGGATAGATCGCGACGGCGTGGAGCTTGAGCGCATCGCGGTCCCGGGCCGCCGCGCAGTCGCCTGCGCACTCGGCGGCACCGATCGCAGGACATTGTTCTGCTTGAGCGCGGAGACATCCTACGAGGAGCTGCGGAAGGGCAAATCGGTGCCGCGGATCGATGTTGCCGAGGTCGGCACGCCGGGCGACGGCTTTCCCTAA
- a CDS encoding pyruvate dehydrogenase complex dihydrolipoamide acetyltransferase, with translation MPINILMPALSPTMEKGNLAKWLKKEGDKVKSGDVIAEIETDKATMEVEAVDEGTIAKILVPEGTQDVPVNDVIAVLAGDGEDVKAAASAGAGAAPAPKPAEPPKPAAQAAAAAAPAPTAAPAPSAAPVPQPAAAPAAQANGHARVFSSPLARRLAKEAGIDLGRITGTGPHGRVIARDVDDAKSGKGLKAPAAAPAAAGPSIAPSMSDKQILALFEPGSYEVVPHDGMRRTIAQRLTASVQNVPHFYLTIDCDIGKLLAAREEINAAAPKDKEKKPLYKISVNDFVIKAMAVALQKIPNCNVSWTEGGMLKHKHSDVGVAVAMPGGLITPIIRKAETKTLSTISNEMKDFAARARARKLKPEEYQGGTTAVSNLGMYGINHFTAVINPPHASILAVGTSEERPVVRGGKIEIANIMSVTLSCDHRAIDGALGAELIGAFKQLIENPVMMMV, from the coding sequence ATGCCGATCAATATTCTCATGCCCGCGCTGTCGCCGACGATGGAAAAGGGCAACCTCGCCAAGTGGCTCAAGAAAGAGGGCGACAAGGTCAAGTCCGGCGACGTGATCGCGGAGATCGAGACCGACAAGGCGACGATGGAAGTCGAGGCGGTCGATGAAGGCACGATCGCCAAGATCCTGGTGCCCGAGGGCACCCAGGACGTGCCGGTCAACGACGTGATCGCTGTCCTGGCCGGCGATGGCGAGGACGTGAAGGCGGCAGCCAGCGCCGGAGCCGGCGCAGCACCTGCGCCGAAGCCCGCCGAGCCCCCGAAGCCTGCCGCCCAGGCCGCGGCTGCCGCTGCACCTGCTCCGACGGCAGCTCCGGCGCCGTCCGCGGCGCCGGTACCACAGCCCGCTGCGGCGCCCGCCGCGCAGGCCAACGGCCACGCCCGCGTGTTCTCGTCGCCGCTGGCGCGCCGATTGGCAAAGGAAGCCGGCATCGATCTCGGCCGCATCACCGGCACCGGCCCGCACGGCCGCGTCATCGCGCGCGACGTCGACGACGCCAAGTCCGGCAAGGGCCTGAAGGCGCCGGCGGCCGCGCCCGCCGCGGCTGGCCCGAGCATCGCGCCGTCAATGTCGGACAAGCAGATCCTGGCGCTGTTCGAGCCCGGCTCCTACGAGGTCGTGCCGCATGACGGCATGCGCCGCACCATCGCGCAGCGTCTCACCGCCTCGGTGCAGAACGTCCCGCACTTCTACCTGACCATCGACTGCGACATCGGCAAGCTGCTCGCCGCGCGCGAGGAGATCAACGCGGCTGCGCCGAAGGACAAGGAGAAGAAGCCGCTCTACAAGATCTCGGTCAACGATTTCGTCATCAAGGCGATGGCGGTCGCGCTGCAGAAGATCCCGAACTGCAACGTCAGCTGGACCGAAGGCGGCATGCTCAAGCACAAGCATTCCGACGTCGGCGTCGCGGTGGCGATGCCGGGCGGCCTGATCACGCCGATCATCCGCAAGGCCGAGACCAAGACGCTGTCGACCATCTCCAACGAGATGAAGGATTTCGCCGCCCGCGCCCGCGCCCGCAAGCTGAAGCCGGAAGAATACCAGGGCGGCACCACCGCGGTGTCCAACCTCGGCATGTACGGCATCAACCACTTCACCGCCGTGATCAACCCGCCGCACGCTTCGATCCTCGCGGTCGGCACCTCGGAGGAGCGTCCCGTCGTGCGTGGCGGCAAGATCGAGATCGCGAACATCATGAGCGTCACCTTGTCGTGCGATCACCGCGCGATCGACGGCGCGCTCGGCGCCGAGCTGATCGGCGCCTTCAAGCAGCTGATCGAAAACCCCGTGATGATGATGGTGTGA
- a CDS encoding tripartite tricarboxylate transporter substrate binding protein BugD, producing the protein MRRILLAVLAAFVTLVGPAHAETWPAHPITIVVPFAAGGPSDAMARILAERMKQSLGEVVLIENVTGAGGSLGVGRAVRAAPDGYTVSFGHLGTHVANGAIYKLGYDLVDDLEPVVLLPSNPMIIVSKNTVPAKSLKELLAWLQSLPAPPTAGTAGAGSGSHIAGVYFENVSGIKLQYVPYRGTGPALNDLVAGQIDIIIDQTSNSINQVRAGNIRAYAVTDSKRVANAPEVPTVDEAGLPGFHMTLWSGLWVPKGTPKEIVARLNTAAIQALRDPAVKKQLENLGLQMPPQDQLKPEALGAWQKAEIAKWWPMIKAANVKVE; encoded by the coding sequence ATGCGTCGAATCCTGTTGGCTGTTTTGGCCGCGTTTGTGACGCTGGTCGGCCCTGCACACGCGGAAACCTGGCCCGCGCACCCGATCACCATCGTGGTGCCGTTCGCTGCCGGCGGTCCGTCGGATGCCATGGCGCGCATTCTCGCCGAGCGGATGAAGCAGTCGCTAGGTGAGGTGGTCCTGATCGAGAACGTGACCGGAGCGGGCGGTTCGCTCGGCGTCGGCCGCGCGGTGCGCGCGGCGCCGGACGGCTACACCGTCTCGTTCGGCCATCTCGGGACCCACGTCGCAAACGGCGCGATCTACAAGCTCGGCTACGACCTCGTCGATGATCTCGAACCGGTCGTGCTGCTGCCGAGCAACCCGATGATCATCGTCAGCAAGAACACCGTGCCGGCGAAGTCGCTGAAGGAGCTGCTGGCGTGGCTACAGTCGCTGCCGGCGCCGCCGACCGCGGGCACCGCCGGCGCCGGCAGCGGCAGCCATATCGCCGGGGTCTATTTCGAGAACGTCTCCGGCATCAAGCTGCAATACGTGCCGTATCGCGGCACCGGGCCCGCGCTGAACGACCTCGTCGCCGGCCAGATCGATATCATCATCGATCAGACCTCGAACTCGATCAATCAGGTCCGCGCCGGCAACATCCGCGCCTATGCCGTCACCGATTCCAAGCGGGTCGCGAATGCGCCGGAGGTGCCGACGGTCGACGAGGCCGGCCTGCCAGGCTTCCACATGACGCTGTGGTCCGGCCTCTGGGTACCGAAGGGCACGCCGAAGGAGATCGTGGCCAGGCTCAACACCGCTGCGATCCAGGCGCTGCGTGATCCCGCCGTGAAGAAGCAGCTCGAGAATCTCGGCCTGCAGATGCCGCCGCAGGACCAGCTGAAGCCGGAGGCACTTGGTGCCTGGCAGAAGGCGGAAATCGCAAAGTGGTGGCCGATGATCAAGGCGGCGAATGTGAAGGTGGAGTGA
- a CDS encoding lytic transglycosylase domain-containing protein, whose translation MNRCLRPLACFATVAALALLPIQATAKPHHQHQAKSGHGDNKAHGAKTNTKTNTRTNAKAVRENASGKRRHARHGADRRKSAKAKSAPSKSVETTKAPEPEKSAGPQLSGDLAAVRDAIAAARKGKTSDATDIQAKIADPVGRKLVEWYLLRHSESNAPFSRYAAFVAANPDWPSVTLLRKRAEARMWQERSDPATVHGFTLDQPISAKGKFALARTLLTEGDRDGAARLVREAWRSDELLDRTESDAYDAFKDLLTRDDHRARMDKRIGAKDLAAARRAAQHLGSDELAIVKACSAVRGQSSKAEDMLNDVPADARSDLGYTLCRIQWLLAKNRIDDAARVTIAAAPETMAQQDTDQWWRERRILSRKLLDQGEYQAAYDVIRGAAAPDNPYYRSDMHFMRGWIALRCLDDAKTAAAHFAHIDEGQTNPTVLARAAYWRGRAAEALGNSVAMRAGYQAAARYPTAYYGQLALARLGRDGVELHAPSPAANADSMAADERVRAADMLYTIGEPDIVLYFAADLAEESPDVGMLEALGELTGRRNDARAMLQIGKIALARGFAFDHYAFPVIGIPRHSPIAPDIGRSMTYSIARTESAFDQRDKSAANAVGLMQVTPEAGRDTAKRFGVSYDWSRMVSDPVYNTQMGAAELSALLAEYRGCHIMTFAGYNAGRGRVRDWIKAYGDPRDPKVDPVDWVERIPISETRNYVQRVMENFVVYRARFEDAGTAIAAKSGERVVTQETNAAPAGAAIPSQ comes from the coding sequence ATGAACCGGTGCCTACGTCCGCTGGCGTGTTTCGCCACCGTCGCTGCGCTCGCGCTGCTTCCGATCCAGGCGACCGCCAAGCCGCATCACCAGCATCAGGCCAAGAGCGGCCACGGTGACAACAAGGCGCATGGCGCCAAGACCAACACCAAGACCAACACCAGGACCAACGCCAAGGCCGTGCGAGAGAACGCCTCCGGCAAGCGCCGGCACGCCAGGCACGGCGCCGATAGACGCAAATCCGCCAAGGCCAAATCAGCTCCGTCCAAATCGGTCGAGACCACCAAGGCGCCCGAGCCTGAGAAATCTGCCGGGCCGCAATTGTCGGGCGATCTCGCCGCGGTCAGGGATGCGATCGCGGCGGCGCGCAAGGGCAAGACCAGCGACGCGACCGATATCCAGGCCAAGATTGCCGACCCGGTCGGGCGGAAGCTCGTCGAGTGGTACCTGCTGCGCCATTCGGAGTCGAATGCGCCGTTCAGCCGCTATGCGGCATTCGTCGCGGCCAACCCGGATTGGCCAAGCGTCACGCTGCTGCGCAAGCGGGCTGAAGCGCGGATGTGGCAGGAGCGCAGCGATCCGGCCACGGTGCACGGCTTCACCCTCGATCAACCGATCAGCGCCAAGGGCAAGTTCGCGCTCGCCCGTACGCTGCTCACTGAGGGCGACCGCGACGGCGCCGCGCGGCTGGTGCGCGAGGCCTGGCGCTCGGACGAATTGCTGGACCGGACCGAGAGCGACGCCTACGACGCGTTCAAGGATCTGCTGACGCGCGATGACCATCGCGCGCGCATGGACAAGCGGATCGGCGCCAAGGATCTCGCCGCCGCGCGGCGCGCGGCGCAGCACCTCGGCAGCGACGAGCTCGCGATCGTGAAGGCTTGCAGCGCGGTCCGCGGCCAATCCAGCAAGGCAGAGGACATGCTGAACGACGTGCCGGCCGATGCCCGCAGCGACCTCGGCTACACGCTCTGCCGCATCCAATGGCTGCTCGCGAAGAACAGGATCGATGATGCGGCGCGCGTGACGATTGCGGCCGCGCCCGAGACGATGGCGCAGCAGGACACCGACCAATGGTGGCGCGAGCGCCGCATCCTCTCCCGCAAGCTGCTCGACCAGGGCGAGTACCAGGCGGCCTACGACGTGATCCGGGGCGCTGCGGCGCCGGACAATCCTTATTATCGCTCCGACATGCACTTCATGCGCGGCTGGATCGCGCTGCGCTGTCTCGATGATGCCAAGACCGCGGCGGCGCATTTCGCTCACATCGACGAGGGCCAGACCAACCCGACCGTGCTGGCGCGCGCCGCCTATTGGCGCGGCCGCGCCGCCGAGGCACTCGGCAACTCCGTGGCGATGCGCGCCGGCTACCAGGCCGCCGCGCGCTACCCGACCGCCTATTACGGGCAGCTCGCGCTGGCCAGGCTCGGCCGCGACGGCGTCGAGCTGCACGCGCCCTCGCCCGCTGCGAACGCCGACAGCATGGCCGCGGACGAACGGGTTCGCGCCGCCGATATGCTCTATACGATCGGCGAGCCCGACATCGTGCTCTATTTCGCCGCCGACCTTGCCGAAGAGAGCCCTGACGTCGGCATGCTCGAGGCACTCGGCGAGCTCACCGGCCGCCGCAACGATGCCCGCGCCATGCTGCAGATCGGCAAGATCGCGCTCGCGCGGGGCTTTGCCTTCGACCATTACGCCTTCCCGGTCATCGGCATTCCCAGGCACAGCCCGATCGCGCCCGATATCGGACGCAGCATGACCTACTCGATCGCGCGCACCGAAAGCGCGTTCGATCAGCGCGACAAGTCGGCGGCCAACGCCGTCGGCCTGATGCAGGTGACGCCCGAAGCCGGCCGCGACACCGCCAAGCGCTTCGGCGTCAGCTACGACTGGAGCAGGATGGTGTCCGATCCGGTCTACAACACCCAGATGGGCGCGGCCGAATTGAGCGCGCTGCTGGCGGAGTATCGCGGCTGCCATATCATGACATTTGCCGGCTACAACGCTGGCCGCGGCCGCGTCCGCGATTGGATCAAGGCCTATGGCGATCCGCGCGATCCCAAGGTCGATCCGGTCGACTGGGTCGAGCGGATTCCGATCTCGGAAACGCGCAACTACGTGCAGCGCGTGATGGAGAATTTCGTGGTCTATCGGGCGCGCTTCGAGGACGCCGGCACGGCGATCGCGGCAAAGAGCGGCGAGCGCGTCGTGACGCAGGAGACCAACGCGGCGCCGGCGGGTGCAGCAATCCCGTCGCAGTAG
- a CDS encoding TRAP transporter large permease produces MTVFGIGISYGLATLFAMFSGMPIAFALGAVAVVFMAIYMPAASLDTVTQNVYEEMASITLLSIPLFILKGAAIGKSRAGQDLYSALHAWLHRVPGGLGVANVFACALFAAMAGSSPATCSAIGSAGIPEMRKRGYSGGFAAGIIAAGGTLGILLPPSITMILFAVAAEKSLGRLFLAGIGPGLLLVSLFGLYAVFRFRKEYAMAKAAYDATGKDAAILQHDEFTMAERFSALPRVIPFVLLLTGVMIALYGGYATPSETAGLGGLLALALVAVIYSVWKPSDLSPILKSTIRESTMLMLIIGMSLLYSYVMSYLHISQSAAEAIVAMHLPRWELLFAILVMVIVLGFFLPPVSIILMTAPIILPPLRAAEFDIIWFGVVMTIVMEMGLIHPPVGLNIFVIRNVAPDIPLSEVIWGTLPFVLLMMFAVLLLCFFPEISTWLPNLVMGPDGGR; encoded by the coding sequence ATGACCGTGTTTGGTATTGGCATCTCCTACGGGCTTGCCACCCTGTTTGCGATGTTCTCCGGCATGCCGATCGCATTCGCGCTCGGTGCGGTCGCGGTCGTGTTCATGGCGATCTACATGCCGGCGGCCTCGCTCGATACGGTGACGCAGAACGTCTACGAGGAAATGGCTTCGATCACGCTGCTGTCGATCCCGCTGTTCATCCTGAAGGGTGCGGCGATCGGCAAATCGCGCGCCGGCCAGGACCTCTACTCGGCGCTGCACGCCTGGCTGCACCGCGTGCCCGGCGGCCTCGGCGTCGCTAACGTGTTCGCCTGCGCGCTGTTCGCGGCGATGGCCGGGTCGTCGCCCGCGACCTGTTCGGCGATCGGCTCGGCCGGCATTCCCGAGATGCGCAAGCGCGGCTATTCCGGCGGCTTTGCCGCGGGGATCATCGCCGCCGGCGGCACGCTCGGCATCCTGCTGCCGCCCTCGATCACGATGATCCTGTTCGCCGTCGCGGCCGAGAAATCGCTCGGGCGGCTGTTCCTCGCCGGCATCGGCCCGGGACTGCTGCTGGTGTCGTTGTTCGGCCTCTACGCCGTGTTCCGCTTCCGCAAGGAATACGCCATGGCCAAGGCCGCTTATGACGCGACCGGCAAGGACGCCGCGATCCTGCAGCACGACGAGTTCACCATGGCCGAGCGCTTCAGCGCGCTGCCGCGGGTGATTCCGTTCGTGCTGCTGCTGACCGGTGTGATGATCGCGCTCTATGGCGGCTACGCCACGCCGTCGGAAACCGCAGGGCTCGGCGGCCTCCTGGCGCTCGCGCTGGTCGCCGTGATCTACAGCGTGTGGAAACCCAGCGACCTGTCGCCGATCCTGAAATCGACCATCCGCGAATCCACCATGCTGATGCTGATCATCGGCATGTCGCTGCTCTATTCCTACGTGATGAGCTATCTGCACATCTCGCAATCGGCGGCGGAAGCGATCGTCGCGATGCATCTGCCGCGCTGGGAACTGCTGTTTGCGATCCTCGTGATGGTGATCGTGCTCGGCTTCTTCCTGCCGCCGGTCTCGATCATCCTGATGACCGCGCCGATCATCCTGCCGCCGCTCCGGGCCGCCGAATTCGACATCATCTGGTTCGGCGTCGTCATGACCATCGTGATGGAGATGGGCCTGATTCACCCGCCGGTCGGCCTCAACATCTTCGTGATCCGCAACGTCGCGCCGGACATTCCCCTCAGCGAAGTCATCTGGGGCACGCTGCCGTTCGTGCTGCTGATGATGTTCGCGGTGCTCCTGCTCTGCTTCTTCCCGGAGATATCGACCTGGCTGCCGAACCTGGTGATGGGGCCCGACGGCGGGCGCTAA
- a CDS encoding TRAP transporter small permease: MMHGPIADQAETSSGAAGNTPVALLGRALSVCNNIIVVFAALALIAACVILSYSVLGRALFHSPNYWQDEAAVFLLVGATFMTSAYVQSQRGHVSIEAFVGLLSTRANSIRLWLVDVASFAFCTFFAWKSWTLAHEAYVDGQVSNSMWSPPLAIPYGLMALGMTLLCVQLLLQILIPLTGGARR; the protein is encoded by the coding sequence ATGATGCATGGTCCGATCGCGGATCAGGCCGAAACCTCGAGCGGCGCCGCGGGCAACACACCCGTGGCGCTGCTCGGGCGCGCGCTGTCCGTCTGCAACAACATCATCGTGGTGTTCGCCGCGCTGGCCCTGATCGCGGCCTGCGTGATCCTGAGCTACAGCGTGCTCGGCCGCGCCCTGTTCCACAGCCCGAACTACTGGCAGGACGAGGCTGCGGTGTTCCTGTTGGTCGGCGCCACCTTCATGACCTCGGCCTATGTGCAGAGCCAGCGTGGTCACGTCAGCATCGAGGCGTTCGTCGGCCTGCTCTCGACCCGCGCCAACAGCATCAGGCTGTGGCTCGTCGATGTCGCGAGCTTCGCATTCTGCACTTTCTTCGCCTGGAAATCCTGGACGCTGGCGCACGAGGCCTATGTCGACGGCCAGGTGTCCAACTCGATGTGGTCGCCGCCGCTTGCGATCCCCTATGGCCTGATGGCGCTCGGCATGACCCTGCTCTGCGTGCAGCTCCTCCTGCAAATCCTCATTCCGCTGACCGGTGGCGCGCGCCGATGA
- a CDS encoding DUF5076 domain-containing protein, with the protein MAGPKEQPLPPDVMGRDDAVEVLRAFVVDGGLSIAFQRAFEEPDMWGLMLVDIARHAARAYSRESEYTEDEALARIVEMFEAEIARPTDMGQTKPRSQQGH; encoded by the coding sequence ATGGCCGGTCCCAAGGAGCAGCCGCTGCCGCCCGACGTGATGGGCCGCGACGACGCCGTCGAGGTGCTGCGCGCGTTTGTCGTCGACGGCGGGCTGTCGATCGCGTTCCAGCGCGCCTTCGAGGAGCCGGACATGTGGGGGCTGATGCTCGTCGACATCGCCCGTCACGCTGCGCGCGCCTATTCGCGCGAGAGCGAATACACCGAGGACGAAGCGCTCGCGCGCATCGTCGAGATGTTCGAAGCCGAAATCGCCCGGCCGACCGACATGGGCCAAACCAAACCGCGGTCGCAACAAGGTCACTGA
- a CDS encoding threonine synthase, whose product MKDNDNLTIERPTFVTHLECAMEGDHYAADQVHNLSKAGKPLLVRYDLAGVKKALTKEALAERPADLWRYRELLPVRKCQDIVSLGEVTTPLIRLPKLSARLGGGEIIVKDEGRLPTGSFKARGLVMAVSMGKALGIKHMAMPTNGNAGAALAAYATSCGIKTTIFCPADTPEVNVSEIELQGATVYRVNGYIDDCGKIVGEGKAKVGWFDTSTLKEPYRIEGKKTMGLELAEQLGWDVPDVIFYPTGGGTGLIGMWKAFDELERIGFIGSKRPRVVAVQASGCAPMVRAYEAGTEHAARWEDAHTIASGIRVPQAIGDFLILRAVRESKGFAIAVDDDKISNALNEVAREEGLLLCPEGAATYAAYKQSLADGRVTKTDRVMLFNCASGLKYPLPPVTRALDRHKPIDFSQF is encoded by the coding sequence GTGAAAGACAACGACAACCTCACCATCGAACGCCCGACCTTCGTGACCCATCTCGAATGCGCGATGGAGGGCGATCATTATGCAGCCGACCAGGTGCACAATCTCTCCAAGGCCGGTAAGCCGCTCTTGGTGCGCTACGATCTGGCCGGGGTGAAGAAGGCGCTCACGAAAGAAGCGCTGGCCGAGCGACCGGCCGACCTGTGGCGCTATCGCGAGCTGCTGCCGGTGCGCAAGTGCCAGGACATCGTCAGCCTCGGCGAAGTCACGACGCCGCTGATCCGGTTGCCGAAGCTTTCAGCGCGACTTGGCGGCGGCGAGATCATCGTCAAGGACGAGGGGCGGCTGCCGACCGGCTCGTTCAAGGCGCGCGGTCTCGTGATGGCGGTGTCGATGGGCAAGGCGCTCGGCATCAAGCACATGGCGATGCCGACCAACGGCAATGCCGGCGCGGCGCTCGCCGCCTACGCGACCTCCTGCGGCATCAAGACCACGATCTTCTGCCCGGCGGATACGCCGGAGGTGAATGTCAGCGAGATCGAGCTGCAGGGCGCCACCGTCTACCGCGTCAACGGCTATATCGACGATTGCGGCAAGATCGTCGGCGAGGGCAAGGCCAAGGTCGGCTGGTTCGATACCTCGACCCTGAAGGAGCCGTACCGGATCGAGGGCAAGAAGACGATGGGCCTCGAGCTCGCCGAGCAGCTCGGCTGGGACGTGCCCGACGTGATCTTCTATCCGACCGGTGGCGGCACCGGGCTGATCGGGATGTGGAAGGCGTTCGACGAGCTCGAGAGGATCGGCTTCATCGGCTCGAAGCGTCCGCGCGTGGTCGCGGTGCAGGCCTCCGGCTGCGCGCCGATGGTGCGGGCCTATGAGGCCGGCACCGAGCATGCGGCACGCTGGGAGGACGCCCACACCATCGCCTCGGGCATCCGCGTGCCGCAGGCGATCGGCGACTTCCTCATCCTGCGCGCGGTGCGCGAGAGCAAGGGGTTTGCGATCGCGGTCGATGACGACAAGATCAGCAACGCGCTCAACGAGGTCGCCCGCGAGGAGGGCCTCCTGTTGTGCCCCGAGGGTGCTGCGACCTATGCTGCCTACAAGCAGAGCCTTGCCGACGGCCGCGTCACGAAGACCGACCGCGTGATGCTGTTCAATTGCGCCAGCGGCCTGAAATACCCGCTGCCGCCGGTGACCCGCGCGCTCGACCGGCACAAGCCGATCGACTTCTCGCAGTTCTAA
- the lpdA gene encoding dihydrolipoyl dehydrogenase codes for MADTSFDVIIIGSGPGGYVTAIRAAQLGFKTAIVEKSYLGGICLNWGCIPTKALLRSAEIYHYMQHAKDYGLSADNVGFDPKAVVQRSRGVSKRLNDGVGFLMKKNKVTVIWGDATIDAPGKITVKKSAVEAPKGASGEGSYQAKHIIVATGARPRVLPGLEPDKKLIWTYFEAMVPERMPKSLLVVGSGAIGIEFASFFHTMGADVTVVEVLPQILPVEDAEIAGLARKRFEKMGIKIMSSTKVTKLEKKADSVVATIDDGKGQPQTKEFERVISAVGVVGNIENLGLEKLGVKTDRGCIVIDGYGKTNIPGIYAIGDVAGPPMLAHKAEHEGVVCIEAIKGLHPHPMDKLLIPGCTYCNPQVASVGLTEAKAKEGGREIRVGRFPFVGNGKAIALGEDQGLVKVVFDKKTGQLLGAHMIGAEVTELIQGYVVAMNLETTEEELMHTVFPHPTLSEMMKEAVLDAYGRVLNI; via the coding sequence ATGGCCGACACATCCTTCGACGTCATCATCATCGGCTCCGGCCCCGGCGGCTACGTGACCGCGATCCGCGCCGCGCAGCTCGGGTTCAAGACCGCGATCGTGGAGAAATCCTATCTCGGCGGCATCTGCCTGAACTGGGGCTGCATCCCGACCAAGGCGCTGCTGCGCTCGGCGGAGATCTACCACTACATGCAGCACGCCAAGGATTACGGACTGTCGGCGGACAATGTCGGCTTCGATCCGAAGGCCGTGGTGCAGCGTTCGCGCGGTGTCTCGAAGCGCCTCAATGACGGTGTCGGCTTCCTGATGAAGAAGAACAAGGTCACGGTGATCTGGGGCGACGCCACGATCGACGCACCCGGCAAGATCACCGTGAAGAAGTCCGCGGTCGAGGCGCCGAAGGGCGCCAGCGGCGAGGGCAGCTACCAGGCCAAGCACATCATCGTCGCGACCGGCGCGCGGCCGCGCGTGCTGCCCGGGCTCGAGCCCGACAAGAAACTGATCTGGACCTATTTCGAGGCGATGGTGCCGGAGCGGATGCCGAAATCGCTGCTGGTGGTGGGCTCGGGCGCGATCGGCATCGAATTCGCCTCGTTCTTCCACACCATGGGCGCCGACGTCACCGTGGTCGAGGTGCTGCCGCAGATTCTCCCGGTCGAGGATGCTGAGATCGCCGGCCTGGCGCGTAAGCGCTTCGAGAAGATGGGCATCAAGATCATGTCCTCGACCAAGGTGACCAAGCTCGAGAAGAAGGCCGACAGCGTGGTCGCGACCATCGACGACGGCAAGGGCCAGCCGCAGACCAAGGAATTCGAGCGCGTGATCTCGGCGGTCGGCGTGGTCGGCAATATCGAGAATCTCGGGCTGGAGAAGCTCGGGGTGAAAACCGACCGCGGCTGCATCGTGATCGACGGCTACGGCAAGACCAATATCCCCGGCATCTACGCGATCGGCGACGTCGCGGGTCCGCCGATGCTGGCGCACAAGGCCGAGCATGAGGGCGTGGTCTGCATCGAGGCGATCAAGGGCCTGCATCCGCATCCGATGGACAAGCTGCTGATCCCGGGCTGCACCTACTGCAACCCGCAGGTCGCCTCAGTTGGCCTGACGGAAGCCAAGGCCAAGGAAGGCGGCCGCGAGATCCGCGTCGGCCGATTCCCGTTCGTCGGCAACGGCAAGGCGATTGCGCTCGGCGAGGACCAGGGCCTCGTCAAGGTGGTGTTCGACAAGAAGACCGGGCAGCTGCTCGGCGCGCATATGATCGGCGCCGAGGTCACGGAGCTGATCCAGGGCTATGTCGTGGCGATGAACCTGGAGACCACCGAAGAGGAGTTGATGCACACCGTATTCCCGCATCCGACCTTGTCGGAAATGATGAAGGAAGCGGTGCTCGACGCCTACGGGCGCGTGCTGAACATCTGA